The following proteins come from a genomic window of Streptomyces liliiviolaceus:
- a CDS encoding CTP synthase, with translation MPPAAFRSSTATTTKHIFVTGGVASSLGKGLTASSLGALLKARGLRVTMQKLDPYLNVDPGTMNPFQHGEVFVTNDGAETDLDIGHYERFLDVDLDGSANVTTGQVYSTVIAKERRGEYLGDTVQVIPHITNEIKHRIRRMATDDVDVVITEVGGTVGDIESLPFLETVRQVRHEVGRDNVFVVHISLLPYIGPSGELKTKPTQHSVAALRNIGIQPDAIVLRADREVPTAIKRKISLMCDVDEAAVVACPDARSIYDIPKVLHTEGLDAYVVRKLDLPFRDVDWSTWGDLLDRVHNPLHEIHMALVGKYIDLPDAYLSVTEALRAGGFANKARVKIKWVASDDCKTPAGAAKQLGDVDAICIPGGFGDRGVAGKVGAIQYARENKIPLLGLCLGLQCIVIEAARNLAGIADANSTEFDSATGHPVISTMAEQLDIVAGDGDMGGTMRLGMYPAKLAEGSLVREVYDGKEYVEERHRHRYEVNNSYRAELEKKSGLQFSGTSPDGKLVEFLEYPREIHPYLVATQAHPELRSRPTRPHPLFAGLVKAAVERKTAK, from the coding sequence ATGCCGCCCGCTGCTTTCCGAAGCAGCACAGCCACGACGACCAAGCACATCTTCGTCACCGGGGGTGTCGCCTCCTCCCTCGGCAAGGGCCTGACCGCCTCCAGCCTGGGCGCGCTGCTCAAGGCACGGGGTCTGCGGGTCACCATGCAGAAGCTCGACCCGTATCTGAACGTCGACCCCGGCACGATGAACCCGTTCCAGCACGGTGAGGTGTTCGTCACCAACGACGGGGCCGAGACCGACCTCGACATCGGGCACTACGAGCGCTTCCTCGACGTCGACCTGGACGGCTCCGCCAACGTCACCACCGGGCAGGTGTACTCCACGGTCATCGCCAAGGAGCGGCGCGGCGAGTACCTCGGCGACACCGTGCAGGTCATCCCGCACATCACCAACGAGATCAAGCACCGCATCCGCCGGATGGCCACCGACGACGTCGACGTCGTCATCACCGAGGTCGGCGGCACGGTCGGCGACATCGAGTCGCTGCCCTTCCTGGAGACGGTCCGTCAGGTCCGCCACGAGGTCGGCCGCGACAACGTGTTCGTCGTGCACATCTCGCTCCTCCCGTACATCGGCCCCTCCGGGGAGCTGAAGACGAAGCCGACCCAGCACTCGGTTGCGGCCCTGCGCAACATCGGTATCCAGCCGGACGCGATCGTCCTGCGCGCCGACCGCGAGGTGCCCACCGCGATCAAGCGGAAGATCTCGCTGATGTGCGACGTCGACGAGGCGGCCGTCGTCGCCTGTCCCGACGCCCGCTCGATCTACGACATCCCGAAGGTCCTGCACACCGAGGGCCTGGACGCGTACGTCGTGCGCAAGCTGGACCTGCCCTTCCGTGACGTGGACTGGTCGACCTGGGGCGACCTGCTCGACCGCGTCCACAACCCGCTGCACGAGATCCATATGGCGCTCGTCGGCAAGTACATCGACCTGCCCGACGCCTACCTCTCGGTCACCGAGGCGCTGCGCGCGGGCGGCTTCGCCAACAAGGCCCGGGTGAAGATCAAGTGGGTCGCCTCGGACGACTGCAAGACCCCGGCCGGCGCCGCCAAGCAGCTCGGTGACGTCGACGCGATCTGCATCCCCGGCGGCTTCGGCGACCGAGGCGTGGCCGGCAAGGTCGGCGCGATCCAGTACGCCCGCGAGAACAAGATCCCGCTGCTGGGCCTCTGCCTCGGCCTGCAGTGCATCGTGATCGAGGCCGCGCGCAACCTCGCCGGCATCGCGGACGCCAACTCCACCGAGTTCGACTCCGCCACCGGCCACCCGGTCATCTCCACCATGGCCGAGCAGCTGGACATCGTCGCGGGCGACGGCGACATGGGCGGCACCATGCGCCTGGGCATGTACCCCGCCAAGCTCGCCGAGGGCTCCCTCGTCCGCGAGGTCTACGACGGCAAGGAGTACGTCGAGGAGCGGCACCGCCACCGCTACGAGGTGAACAACTCCTACCGTGCCGAGCTGGAGAAGAAGTCCGGTCTGCAGTTCTCCGGCACCTCCCCGGACGGCAAGCTGGTGGAGTTCCTGGAGTACCCGCGCGAGATCCACCCCTACCTGGTCGCGACCCAGGCGCACCCCGAGCTGCGCTCGCGTCCGACCCGGCCGCACCCGCTGTTCGCGGGCCTGGTCAAGGCCGCGGTGGAGCGCAAGACGGCCAAGTAG
- a CDS encoding NUDIX domain-containing protein, with translation MTIKDTAEEWEVRATETPFTGKKTSVRTDDVVMPDGSVARRDYQVHPGSVAVLALDDQGRALVIRQYRHPVRHKLWEIPAGLLDVPGENPLHAAQRELYEEAHVKAEDWRVLTDVYTTPGGCDEAVRIFLARDLSEAEGRRFEVEDEEADMELSRVPVDELVRGVLAGELHNNCLVVGVLALTAALAGEGLDALRPAEAPWPARPFEA, from the coding sequence ATGACCATCAAGGACACCGCCGAGGAGTGGGAGGTCAGGGCGACCGAGACCCCGTTCACGGGCAAGAAGACCTCCGTGCGCACCGACGACGTGGTCATGCCCGACGGATCGGTCGCCCGGCGCGACTACCAGGTGCACCCCGGTTCGGTGGCCGTCCTCGCCCTCGACGACCAGGGCCGCGCCCTGGTCATCCGCCAGTACCGGCACCCCGTGCGGCACAAGCTCTGGGAGATCCCGGCCGGCCTGCTCGACGTCCCGGGCGAGAACCCCCTGCACGCCGCGCAGCGCGAGCTGTACGAGGAGGCGCACGTCAAGGCCGAGGACTGGCGGGTGCTCACCGACGTGTACACCACGCCCGGCGGCTGCGACGAGGCCGTACGGATCTTCCTGGCCCGTGATCTCTCCGAGGCCGAGGGGCGGCGCTTCGAGGTCGAGGACGAGGAGGCCGACATGGAGCTCTCCCGGGTCCCGGTCGACGAGCTGGTACGCGGTGTCCTCGCCGGTGAGCTGCACAACAACTGTCTCGTCGTGGGCGTGCTCGCGCTGACCGCCGCCCTGGCCGGCGAGGGTCTGGACGCGCTGCGCCCCGCCGAGGCCCCGTGGCCCGCACGCCCGTTCGAGGCGTGA
- a CDS encoding tetratricopeptide repeat protein, whose amino-acid sequence MTDQAVDADGTKVSEKGRRPAAASPLTRSQFLGRTRELKELRADIDRAGLDTLAGRKAPRARVLLIAGKPGSGRTALAEELVRQVADSYPDGVLRARLTEPDGTPVPTERTARDLLTALELHAPAGEGEDDLSERLREALATRRTVLLLDDAADAQQVDALLPETPDCLVVAVSGGPLTGISDVRPCTLGGMDTKSALELLDRFTGSVRITVDPRAAEGLVEICGAQPAALVLAGAWLAHRPKSAVADLAKQLHTDGDDGPVLERVFRLTYAALPSAAARILRLLSLAPAGLVDPHTASALAGCSVGAARTTLDDFTELGLVRAVESPLPQYEVPGCLLPLLRSLTETEDRAAELQLARARMLERTVRLLVSCRAITETDSSPAREKLAGMPRALRFPNPRAAADWLRIRQPALLAAARLAVRDGELDTLARRLMAALVRALVAHVGTQAAASELYGIHRLVLDVAERRNLPREKAAALLNLADLDARTGRTADALARYRAALDAGREANDPYATGRAMESVGGAHQELGDYDRAADWYGRALAQRLARDERADAARLHGRLATVHTYAGRYGEALRNWRSAVTGHRRTGDVAGQARALSEMARVQEYAGRPEESLVTCQEAAEWARRADDVRLQAALQLRLADTLDRLGDPTAARLHRTAAERMLGDELPESASTREQDRNAYEIRSAAEED is encoded by the coding sequence GTGACGGATCAGGCGGTGGATGCCGACGGCACGAAGGTGTCGGAGAAGGGGCGGCGCCCGGCTGCCGCGTCCCCCCTCACGAGGAGTCAGTTCCTCGGCCGTACAAGAGAGTTGAAGGAACTCCGGGCGGACATCGACCGCGCGGGGCTCGACACCCTCGCCGGCCGCAAGGCGCCCCGCGCGCGCGTGCTGCTCATCGCCGGAAAGCCGGGATCCGGCCGCACCGCGCTTGCCGAGGAACTCGTGCGGCAGGTCGCGGACAGTTACCCGGACGGTGTCCTCAGAGCCCGGCTCACCGAGCCCGACGGCACCCCCGTACCGACCGAACGAACCGCCCGTGACCTGCTCACCGCGCTCGAACTGCACGCCCCGGCCGGAGAGGGCGAGGACGACCTCTCCGAGCGGCTGCGCGAGGCGCTCGCGACCCGCAGGACCGTGCTCCTGCTCGACGACGCGGCCGACGCGCAGCAGGTCGACGCGCTCCTCCCGGAGACCCCCGACTGCCTCGTCGTCGCCGTCTCCGGCGGCCCCCTGACCGGGATCTCGGACGTCCGCCCCTGCACCCTCGGCGGCATGGACACCAAGTCCGCCCTCGAACTCCTGGACCGGTTCACCGGCTCCGTACGCATCACCGTGGACCCGCGCGCCGCCGAAGGACTCGTGGAGATCTGCGGGGCCCAGCCCGCCGCGCTCGTCCTCGCCGGGGCCTGGCTCGCCCACCGGCCCAAGTCGGCCGTCGCCGATCTGGCCAAGCAACTGCACACCGACGGTGACGACGGCCCGGTCCTCGAACGGGTCTTCCGGCTCACCTACGCGGCCCTGCCGTCGGCCGCCGCGCGGATACTGCGCCTCCTCTCGCTCGCCCCCGCCGGTCTCGTCGACCCGCACACCGCGTCCGCGCTCGCCGGCTGCTCGGTCGGCGCCGCCCGCACCACCCTGGACGACTTCACCGAACTCGGCCTGGTGCGGGCCGTCGAGTCGCCGCTGCCCCAGTACGAGGTGCCCGGCTGCCTGCTGCCGCTGCTGCGCTCGCTCACCGAGACCGAGGACCGCGCGGCCGAGCTGCAGCTGGCCCGCGCCCGCATGCTGGAGCGGACCGTACGGCTCCTGGTGTCTTGCCGGGCGATCACCGAGACCGACAGCTCGCCCGCCCGCGAGAAGCTCGCCGGGATGCCCCGCGCGCTGCGCTTCCCCAACCCCCGCGCGGCCGCCGACTGGCTGCGCATCCGGCAGCCCGCGCTGCTCGCCGCCGCCCGCCTCGCGGTCCGTGACGGCGAGCTGGACACCCTGGCCCGCCGGCTGATGGCCGCCCTGGTCAGAGCGCTGGTCGCGCATGTCGGTACGCAGGCCGCGGCGTCCGAGCTGTACGGCATCCACCGGCTCGTCCTGGACGTCGCCGAACGCCGGAACCTGCCCCGCGAGAAGGCCGCGGCGCTGCTGAACCTCGCCGACCTGGACGCCCGGACGGGCCGTACGGCGGACGCGCTGGCCCGCTACCGGGCCGCTCTGGACGCCGGACGCGAGGCGAACGACCCCTACGCGACCGGCCGCGCGATGGAATCCGTAGGCGGCGCCCACCAGGAGCTCGGCGACTACGACCGGGCCGCCGACTGGTACGGGCGGGCGCTCGCCCAGCGGCTCGCCCGCGACGAACGCGCCGACGCGGCCAGACTGCACGGCCGGCTGGCCACCGTGCACACCTACGCGGGCCGCTACGGCGAGGCGCTGCGCAACTGGCGCTCCGCGGTCACCGGACACCGCAGGACCGGCGATGTGGCGGGCCAGGCACGGGCGTTGAGCGAGATGGCGCGGGTGCAGGAGTACGCGGGCCGGCCCGAGGAATCCCTCGTCACCTGCCAGGAGGCGGCCGAGTGGGCGCGCCGCGCCGACGACGTCCGGCTGCAGGCCGCGCTGCAGCTTCGGCTGGCGGACACGCTCGACCGGCTGGGCGACCCCACGGCCGCCCGGCTGCACCGGACCGCCGCCGAACGAATGCTGGGCGATGAGCTCCCGGAGAGCGCATCAACCAGGGAACAAGACCGCAACGCCTACGAAATCCGTAGCGCAGCCGAAGAAGATTGA
- the ald gene encoding alanine dehydrogenase has product MIDVKVGIPREVKNNEFRVAITPAGVHELVRHGHQVLIERNAGVGSSITDDEFVAAGARIVATADEVWTAADLLLKVKEPIAEEYHRLRKDQTLFTYLHLAASKECTDALLESGTTAIAYETVELPSRALPLLAPMSEVAGRLAPQVGAYHLMRANGGRGVLPGGVPGVLAARAVVIGGGVSGWNAAQIAIGMGFHVTLLDRDINKLKEADKVFGTKIQTVVSNAFELEKACLEADLVIGAVLIPGAKAPKLVTNELVSRMKPGSVLVDIAIDQGGCFEDSRPTTHAEPTFPVHDSVFYCVANMPGAVPNTSTYALTNATLPYIVELANRGWVEALRRDPALARGLNMHDGKVVYREVAEAHGLEHAELESLLG; this is encoded by the coding sequence GTGATCGACGTGAAGGTCGGCATCCCCCGCGAGGTCAAGAACAACGAGTTCCGGGTGGCCATCACCCCCGCCGGTGTGCACGAGCTGGTGCGCCACGGCCACCAGGTCCTGATCGAGCGGAACGCCGGTGTCGGCTCCTCGATCACGGACGACGAGTTCGTCGCCGCCGGCGCGCGGATCGTCGCCACTGCCGACGAGGTCTGGACGGCCGCCGACCTGCTGCTGAAGGTCAAGGAGCCCATCGCCGAGGAGTACCACCGCCTCCGCAAGGACCAGACGCTCTTCACCTACCTGCACCTGGCCGCGTCCAAGGAGTGCACGGACGCGCTCCTGGAGTCCGGCACCACGGCGATCGCATACGAAACGGTCGAGCTGCCCAGCCGCGCGCTGCCGCTGCTCGCCCCGATGTCCGAGGTCGCGGGCCGCCTCGCCCCGCAGGTCGGCGCCTACCACCTGATGCGCGCCAACGGCGGCCGCGGTGTCCTGCCCGGCGGTGTCCCGGGCGTGCTGGCCGCCCGCGCCGTGGTCATCGGCGGCGGCGTCTCCGGCTGGAACGCCGCGCAGATCGCCATCGGCATGGGCTTCCACGTGACCCTGCTCGACCGCGACATCAACAAGCTCAAGGAAGCCGACAAAGTCTTCGGCACGAAGATCCAGACCGTCGTCTCGAACGCCTTCGAGCTGGAGAAGGCCTGCCTCGAAGCGGACCTCGTCATCGGCGCCGTGCTCATCCCCGGCGCGAAGGCCCCGAAGCTGGTCACCAACGAGCTGGTGTCCCGGATGAAGCCCGGAAGTGTCCTTGTCGACATCGCCATCGACCAGGGCGGTTGCTTCGAGGACTCGCGTCCGACCACCCACGCCGAGCCGACCTTCCCGGTCCACGACTCGGTCTTCTACTGCGTCGCCAACATGCCGGGCGCGGTGCCCAACACCTCGACGTACGCGCTCACCAACGCCACGCTTCCGTACATCGTGGAACTCGCGAACCGGGGCTGGGTCGAGGCGCTGCGCCGTGATCCCGCGCTCGCCCGGGGGCTCAACATGCATGACGGCAAGGTCGTCTACCGCGAGGTCGCGGAGGCCCACGGCCTGGAGCACGCCGAGTTGGAGAGCCTGCTCGGCTGA
- a CDS encoding ParA family protein, whose product MPAQGSRPTGLEAVGSVAVRTFAAHQSPKTTQTAHQSMDGHHVNAMAGNGSGENRTHFADYDDLPEGHFYDPDAEYEPDPEYAATLAPDAARQRRERIGPTGRPLPYFPIPGPLTDHGPAKIIAMCNQKGGVGKTTSTINLGAALAEYGRRVLLVDFDPQGALSVGLGVNPMELDLTVYNLLMERGMAADEVLLKTAVPNMDLLPSNIDLSAAEVQLVSEVARESTLQRALKPLMADYDYIVIDCQPSLGLLTVNALTAAHKVIVPLECEFFALRGVALLTETIEKVQERLNPELELDGILATMYDSRTVHSREVLARVVEAFDDHVYHTVIGRTVRFPETTVAGEPITTYASNSVGAAAYRQLAREVLARCHAE is encoded by the coding sequence ATGCCTGCGCAGGGCTCAAGGCCAACGGGGCTCGAAGCTGTCGGCTCCGTTGCGGTGCGCACCTTCGCAGCCCACCAGAGTCCGAAGACGACTCAGACAGCACACCAGAGCATGGATGGCCATCACGTGAACGCCATGGCCGGCAACGGAAGTGGCGAGAACCGCACCCACTTCGCCGACTACGACGACCTGCCCGAGGGGCATTTCTACGACCCCGATGCCGAGTACGAGCCCGATCCGGAGTACGCGGCCACGCTCGCGCCCGACGCGGCGCGCCAGCGGCGCGAGCGCATCGGTCCGACCGGTCGCCCGCTGCCGTACTTCCCGATCCCGGGCCCGCTGACCGACCACGGCCCCGCGAAGATCATCGCGATGTGCAACCAGAAGGGCGGCGTGGGCAAGACGACGTCGACCATCAACCTGGGTGCCGCCCTCGCGGAGTACGGACGCCGGGTCCTGCTCGTCGACTTCGACCCGCAGGGCGCACTGTCCGTGGGGCTCGGAGTCAACCCGATGGAGCTCGACCTCACGGTCTACAACCTGCTCATGGAGCGGGGCATGGCGGCCGACGAGGTGCTCCTGAAGACCGCGGTTCCGAACATGGACCTGCTGCCCAGCAACATCGACCTGTCCGCCGCCGAGGTCCAGCTGGTGAGCGAGGTCGCCCGCGAGTCCACGCTGCAGCGCGCCCTGAAGCCGCTGATGGCCGACTACGACTACATCGTGATCGACTGTCAGCCCTCGCTGGGCCTGCTCACCGTGAACGCGCTGACGGCCGCCCACAAGGTGATAGTGCCTCTGGAGTGCGAGTTCTTCGCGTTGCGCGGGGTCGCGCTGCTCACCGAGACCATCGAGAAGGTCCAGGAGCGGCTCAACCCCGAGCTGGAGCTCGACGGCATCCTCGCCACGATGTACGACTCGCGGACCGTGCACAGCCGTGAGGTGCTCGCGCGCGTGGTCGAGGCGTTCGACGATCACGTCTACCACACGGTGATCGGCCGGACCGTCCGCTTCCCGGAGACCACGGTCGCCGGTGAGCCGATCACGACGTACGCCTCCAACTCCGTCGGTGCCGCCGCCTACCGCCAGCTCGCCAGGGAGGTGCTCGCCCGGTGTCACGCCGAGTGA
- a CDS encoding segregation and condensation protein A — translation MTSNDGRASTSASASGGGGRRRALGRGPGGGAPAADGPSVAQEGTPAADRGALCPPVPPCGTPAHNAGEDEAPDGVFKVRLVNFEGPFDLLLQLISKHKMDVTEVALSKVTDEFMAHIRAMGPDWDLDQTTEFLVVAATLLDLKAARLLPSAEVEDEGDLALLEARDLLFARLLQYRAYKEIADIFNRRLDEEARRYPRTVGLEAHHAELLPEVVISIGAEGFARLAVKAMQPRAKPQVYVDHIHAPLVSVQEQATIVVARLRELGEASFRSLVEDVDDTLTVVARFLALLELYREKAVSLDQEEALGDLVVRWTGGEGDAQPTVTDEFDRPPDPVPDPVREKKV, via the coding sequence ATGACCTCGAACGACGGCCGCGCGTCGACCTCAGCATCCGCCTCCGGCGGGGGTGGGCGGCGGCGTGCGTTGGGGCGGGGGCCTGGGGGTGGGGCCCCTGCGGCGGACGGCCCGTCTGTGGCTCAGGAGGGCACTCCGGCTGCGGACCGTGGGGCGTTGTGCCCACCCGTTCCGCCCTGCGGAACGCCTGCCCACAACGCAGGCGAGGACGAAGCCCCTGACGGGGTCTTCAAGGTTCGGTTGGTCAACTTCGAAGGGCCCTTCGATCTGCTGCTTCAGTTGATCTCCAAGCACAAGATGGATGTCACCGAAGTCGCGTTGTCCAAGGTCACCGATGAGTTCATGGCGCACATCCGGGCCATGGGGCCGGACTGGGACCTCGACCAGACCACCGAGTTCCTGGTCGTCGCGGCGACCCTGCTCGATCTGAAGGCCGCCCGGCTGCTGCCCTCCGCCGAGGTCGAGGACGAGGGCGACCTGGCCCTGCTGGAAGCCCGCGACCTGCTCTTCGCCCGGCTGCTGCAGTACCGCGCGTACAAAGAGATCGCCGACATCTTCAACCGCCGCCTCGACGAGGAGGCACGCCGCTACCCCCGTACCGTCGGGCTTGAGGCGCACCACGCCGAGCTGCTGCCCGAAGTGGTCATCAGCATCGGGGCGGAAGGATTCGCCAGGCTCGCCGTGAAGGCGATGCAGCCCCGCGCCAAGCCCCAGGTGTACGTCGACCACATCCACGCGCCGCTCGTCAGCGTGCAGGAGCAGGCCACGATCGTGGTGGCACGGCTGCGAGAGCTCGGCGAGGCCAGTTTCCGCTCGCTCGTCGAGGACGTCGACGACACCCTCACCGTCGTGGCGCGTTTCCTGGCCCTTCTGGAGCTCTATCGGGAGAAGGCGGTCTCCCTGGACCAGGAGGAGGCTCTGGGGGACCTGGTGGTGCGCTGGACGGGCGGGGAGGGGGATGCGCAGCCGACGGTGACGGACGAGTTCGACCGGCCACCGGATCCTGTCCCGGATCCGGTCAGGGAGAAGAAGGTGTGA
- the scpB gene encoding SMC-Scp complex subunit ScpB, with the protein MSEDTTGAPEGARSVADLDLRPALEAVLMVVDEPATEEHLAKILERPRRQVADALRALADEYSLQRRGFELRIVAGGWRFYSRPEYAAAVERFVLDGQHARLTQAALETLAVVAYRQPVSRSRVSAVRGVNCDGVMRTLLQRGLVQEAGAEPETGAILYRTTNYFLERMGLRGLYELPELAPFLPEADAIEAETLEGVPSFDPDAPDADADDTTTTEL; encoded by the coding sequence GTGAGCGAGGACACCACCGGAGCCCCCGAGGGGGCTCGCAGCGTCGCGGATCTCGACCTCCGGCCCGCGCTGGAGGCCGTCCTCATGGTCGTGGACGAGCCCGCCACCGAGGAGCACCTCGCGAAGATCCTGGAGCGGCCCAGGCGGCAGGTCGCGGACGCGCTGCGCGCGCTGGCCGACGAGTACAGCCTCCAGCGGCGCGGCTTCGAACTGCGGATCGTCGCCGGCGGCTGGCGGTTCTACAGCCGCCCGGAGTACGCGGCGGCCGTCGAGCGCTTCGTCCTGGACGGGCAGCACGCCCGGCTCACCCAGGCGGCGCTGGAGACCCTCGCCGTGGTCGCGTACCGGCAGCCGGTGAGCCGATCGAGGGTCTCGGCGGTCCGCGGAGTGAACTGTGACGGCGTGATGCGCACCCTCCTGCAGAGGGGTCTGGTCCAGGAGGCGGGCGCGGAACCCGAAACAGGTGCGATCCTGTACAGGACGACGAACTACTTCCTGGAGCGAATGGGCCTGCGCGGCCTGTACGAGCTCCCGGAGCTCGCGCCCTTCCTTCCAGAGGCGGACGCGATCGAAGCAGAGACGCTGGAAGGGGTCCCGTCGTTCGATCCGGATGCGCCGGACGCAGATGCAGACGACACGACGACGACGGAACTTTGA
- a CDS encoding pseudouridine synthase, with amino-acid sequence MRSSGSGSGRNSGGRGNPRGTGGSGNPRGSGGGGGAPRGSGGGGSRGSGGGGPRGSGSGFSSRGPAGGGSQQGGAGGSDDRPKRPSKPRPEERRYDVGPGATRDGAKSGRGNAARGGAKGGPRQGQQRGGRTENARSREYETRTEERNRDRYAGRPEVRTPKTFPGAEQEGERLQKVLARAGYGSRRSCEELVEQARVEVNGEIVLEQGLRVDPEHDEIKVDGLTVATQSYQFFVLNKPAGVVSTMEDNEGRQCLGDYVTNRETRLFHVGRLDTETEGLILLTNHGELAHRLTHPKYGVKKVYLAHIVGPIPRDLGKQLKDGIQLEDGYAKADHFRVVEQTGKNYMVEVTLHEGRKHIVRRMLAEAGFPVDKLVRVSFGPIALGDQKSGWLRRLSNTEVGMLMQEVGL; translated from the coding sequence ATGCGAAGCAGTGGCAGTGGCAGCGGCAGGAACAGCGGCGGGCGCGGCAACCCCCGCGGGACCGGCGGGAGCGGCAATCCCCGTGGGTCCGGTGGCGGAGGCGGTGCCCCCCGCGGGTCCGGTGGCGGAGGCTCCCGTGGCTCCGGCGGCGGTGGCCCGCGCGGCTCCGGCAGCGGATTCAGCTCTCGGGGGCCCGCGGGCGGCGGCTCCCAGCAGGGTGGCGCGGGAGGCTCGGACGACCGGCCGAAGCGTCCCAGCAAGCCCCGCCCCGAGGAGCGCCGCTACGACGTGGGCCCCGGCGCCACCCGCGACGGTGCCAAGTCGGGGCGCGGCAACGCGGCCCGCGGCGGCGCCAAGGGCGGCCCCAGGCAGGGCCAGCAGCGCGGCGGCCGTACGGAGAACGCGCGCTCCCGTGAGTACGAGACGCGTACCGAGGAGCGCAACAGGGACCGGTACGCGGGCCGGCCCGAGGTCCGGACGCCCAAGACCTTCCCGGGCGCCGAGCAGGAGGGTGAGCGCCTGCAGAAGGTGCTCGCGCGCGCGGGCTACGGTTCGCGCCGTTCCTGCGAGGAGCTGGTCGAGCAGGCCCGTGTCGAGGTCAACGGCGAGATCGTCCTTGAGCAGGGCCTGCGCGTCGACCCCGAGCACGACGAGATCAAGGTCGACGGGCTGACGGTCGCCACGCAGTCGTACCAGTTCTTCGTGCTCAACAAGCCCGCCGGTGTCGTGTCCACCATGGAGGACAACGAGGGCCGGCAGTGCCTCGGCGACTACGTGACGAACCGCGAGACGCGGCTCTTCCACGTGGGGCGGCTCGACACCGAGACCGAGGGCCTCATCCTGCTCACCAACCACGGTGAGCTGGCGCACCGCCTGACCCACCCCAAGTACGGCGTGAAGAAGGTCTACCTCGCGCACATCGTGGGCCCCATCCCGCGCGACCTGGGCAAGCAGCTCAAGGACGGCATCCAGCTGGAGGACGGGTACGCGAAGGCGGACCACTTCCGGGTCGTCGAGCAGACCGGCAAGAACTACATGGTCGAGGTCACGCTGCACGAGGGCCGCAAGCACATCGTGCGGCGCATGCTCGCCGAGGCCGGCTTCCCGGTCGACAAGCTGGTGCGCGTGTCCTTCGGACCGATCGCCCTCGGCGACCAGAAGTCGGGCTGGCTGCGACGGCTGTCCAACACCGAGGTCGGGATGCTGATGCAGGAAGTCGGCCTCTAG
- a CDS encoding NUDIX hydrolase, giving the protein MEGYDKHAFEPFAVTVDLAVFTVRAGALQVLLIERGQEPYAGCRALPGGFVLPKESAGTAARRELAEETGLTDVSGLHLEQLRTYSEPDRDPRMRVVSVAYAALLPDAPEPRGGGDAASAHWLPYDGLGPLAFDHDRILADARERIGAKLEYTCLATAFCPPEFTLGELQQIYETVWGAALDRPNFRRKVLATPGFVEPVPGAARLTGGRGKPAALYRAGGATALHPPLLRAAAGSAPSSPSPSSSPPSPPSTSVSPSASSAPSEGSSS; this is encoded by the coding sequence ATGGAGGGCTACGACAAGCACGCCTTCGAGCCCTTCGCCGTCACCGTCGATCTCGCGGTGTTCACGGTCCGGGCGGGCGCGCTCCAGGTGCTGCTGATCGAGCGCGGACAGGAGCCGTACGCGGGGTGCCGGGCGCTGCCCGGGGGATTCGTACTGCCGAAGGAGTCCGCCGGGACGGCCGCCCGGCGCGAACTCGCCGAGGAGACCGGTCTGACGGACGTCTCCGGGCTGCACCTGGAGCAGCTGCGCACGTACAGCGAGCCGGACCGCGATCCGCGGATGCGGGTGGTCTCGGTGGCGTACGCCGCGCTGCTGCCGGACGCTCCCGAGCCGCGCGGCGGCGGCGACGCGGCCAGCGCGCACTGGCTGCCGTACGACGGACTCGGGCCGCTCGCCTTCGACCACGACCGGATCCTCGCCGACGCCCGGGAACGGATCGGCGCGAAGCTGGAGTACACCTGCCTCGCCACCGCGTTCTGCCCGCCCGAGTTCACCCTGGGGGAGCTGCAGCAGATCTACGAGACGGTGTGGGGGGCCGCGCTCGACCGCCCGAACTTCCGGCGCAAGGTCCTCGCCACGCCCGGGTTCGTCGAACCGGTGCCGGGGGCGGCGCGGCTGACCGGGGGGCGGGGGAAGCCTGCCGCGCTGTATCGGGCGGGGGGTGCGACGGCGTTGCATCCGCCGTTGTTGCGGGCGGCGGCCGGGTCGGCCCCGTCGTCCCCATCGCCCTCGTCGTCGCCGCCGTCACCGCCGTCCACTTCTGTCTCGCCTTCGGCTTCGTCCGCGCCTTCGGAAGGATCGTCCTCATGA